From the genome of Ctenopharyngodon idella isolate HZGC_01 chromosome 23, HZGC01, whole genome shotgun sequence, one region includes:
- the slc7a14b gene encoding LOW QUALITY PROTEIN: probable cationic amino acid transporter (The sequence of the model RefSeq protein was modified relative to this genomic sequence to represent the inferred CDS: deleted 1 base in 1 codon), whose amino-acid sequence MSAVFAKLDPRRIEWESSWYGLHSRILRTKPVDSMQEGPDDLHGTRLARVLTTVDLVSLGVGSCVGTGMYVVAGLVAKEMAGPGVILSFIIAALASILSGVCYAEFGVRVPKTTGSAYTYSYVTVGEFVAFFIGWNLILEYLIGTAAGASALSSMFDSLANHTISRYMINHLGTLNGLGKGEESYPDLLALLIAMVVTVIVGLGVKNSVSFNNVLNVINLIVWVFMVIAGLFFLSGANWEDGRFLPYGWSGVMQGAATCFYAFIGFDIIATTGEEAKSPDTSIPYAITASLITCLTAYVSVSVILTLLVPFNLIDGDAPLMEMFADHGFLAGKYIVAMGAVAGLTVSLLGSLFPMPRVIYAMAGDGLLFRFLSFVSPHTETPMVACAVSGSLAALLALLVSLRDLIEMMSIGTLLAYTLVSVCVLLLRYQPDRDGFTSFLTEEEEEERKRKEEMMAASEKYMNSPCGEGYADNPCGAKNLPSKGDDETLIEKSDSGGYQSDSSGFGVGENGIEADDSDSLLKRVLGSQYYTIRMRLGLPNVGDKPTPATGRTVTSCVLLFFILTFFLWTLVIYGFERVSGGARWAILPFIMTIIILMVTLVVIILRQPENPKKLPYMAPCVPFVPIAAMLVNIYLMLKLSSITWVRFVVWCSLGVLIYFSYGMWNSSLELSAREEAAHASSYQRYDTEVDDSFNVDEELPPHEDEEEGQYQGWAAEERGYHYQQHDEQRPSNSNNYRSKGRTNKGFEELVNEEYSPE is encoded by the exons ATGAGTGCTGTTTTTGCTAAACTGGACCCCAGGAGAATTGAGTGGGAGTCGTCCTGGTATGGACTCCACTCACGAATCCTGCGCACTAAACCTGTGGACTCCATGCAGGAGGGCCCAGATGACTTGCATGGCACCAGACTTGCCCGTGTGCTCACTACAGTGGATCTGGTGTCACTCGGGGTGGGCAGCTGCGTGGGCACTGGCATGTATGTGGTTGCTGGGCTTGTTGCTAAGGAAATGGCAGGACCTGGAGTGATCTTGTCCTTCATCATTGCAGCTTTGGCGTCCATTCTGTCAG GGGTCTGCTATGCCGAATTTGGAGTGAGAGTGCCTAAAACAACAGGCTCTGCCTACACGTACAGTTATGTCACAGTGGGAGAATTTGTGGCCTTTTTCATTGGCTGGAATCTCATTTTGGAGTATCTGATTGGTACAGCAGCAGGGGCCAGTGCACTGAGCAGCATGTTTGACTCTTTAGCCAATCACACCATCAGCCGCTACATGATCAACCATCTTGGAACGTTGAATGGCCTGG GTAAAGGAGAGGAATCTTATCCAGACCTGCTAGCTTTACTGATCGCTATGGTGGTGACGGTGATTGTGGGTTTAGGGGTG AAAAACTCTGTGAGCTTCAATAATGTGCTGAATGTTATTAACTTGATCGTGTGGGTCTTCATGGTGATTGCCGGACTGTTTTTCCTTTCTGGAGCCAACTGGGAGGATGGGAGGTTTCTGCCCTATGGCTGGTCAGGG GTCATGCAAGGAGCTGCAACCTGTTTCTACGCCTTCATTGGCTTTGATATTATCGCCACCACAGGAGAAGAGGCCAAGAGTCCGGACACTTCCATTCCATATGCCATAACAGCCTCTCTCATCACCTGCCTCACGGCATACGTCTCT GTGAGTGTGATTCTGACATTGTTAGTGCCATTTAACCTGATTGATGGAGATGCCCCGCTCATGGAAATGTTTGCCGATCATGGCTTCCTGGCAGGGAAGTATATTGTAGCCATGGGTGCTGTTGCAGGACTCACTGTCAGCCTGCTGGGATCTCTGTTCCCAATGCCCAGAGTCATCTACGCCATGGCGGGAGATGGTCTGCTCTTCAG GTTCCTGTCCTTTGTGAGTCCCCACACAGAGACCCCCATGGTGGCCTGTGCTGTATCTGGGTCTCTGGCTGCTCTGTTGGCTCTCCTGGTGAGTCTGAGAGACCTGATTGAGATGATGTCCATCGGCACGCTGCTGGCCTACACGCTggtgtcagtgtgtgtgctgCTTCTGCGATATCAGCCCGATAGAGATGGCTTCACCAGTTTCCTCacagaggaggaagaggaagaacgGAAGAGGAAAGAGGAAATGATGGCAGCTAGTGAGAAGTACATGAACTCACCTTGTGGAGAAGGGTATGCCGACAACCCCTGTGGGGCCAAGAACCTTCCCTCCAAAGGAGACGATGAAACGCTGATCGAAAAGTCAGATTCTGGGGGGTACCAGTCGGACAGTTCTGGCTTCGGCGTTGGAGAGAATGGCATCGAGGCGGACGACTCCGATAGTCTCTTGAAACGCGTATTGGGGTCTCAGTATTACACTATACGGATGCGATTGGGCCTGCCGAACGTGGGCGATAAGCCCACTCCTGCAACAGGACGTACTGTTACTTCCTGCGTCCTCCTTTTCTTCATCTTGACCTTCTTTCTATGGACGCTCGTCATCTATGGCTTCGAACGAGTTTCAGGAGGAGCCCGCTGGGCAATATTGCCTTTTATAATGACTATAATTATCCTCATGGTTACTTTGGTTGTTATTATTCTTCGGCAACCTGAGAACCCTAAAAAGCTGCCTTACATGGCGCCCTGTGTGCCCTTTGTGCCCATAGCTGCCATGCTGGTGAACATTTACCTCATGCTCAAACTATCCAGCATCACCTGGGTGCGCTTTGTGGTGTGGTGCTCACTAG GTGTGCTGATCTATTTTAGCTATGGGATGTGGAACAGCTCCCTGGAACTCAGCGCTAGAGAGGAAGCGGCTCATGCCAGCTCTTACCAGAGGTATGACACAGAGGTCGATGACAGCTTCAATGTTGATGAAGAGCTCCCTCCTCATGAGGATGAAGAGGAGGGACAGTACCAGGGCTGGGCGGCTGAGGAACGTGGCTATCATTACCAGCAGCATGATGAACAGAGACCATCCAACAGTAACAATTACAGAAGCAAAGGCAGGACCAATAAAGGCTTTGAGGAGCTGGTCAATGAAGAGTATTCACCGGAGTGA
- the cldn11b gene encoding claudin-11b, with translation MSHSCRLLCGFLMSCIGWTGIIIATSTNDWVVTCKYNMHTCRKMDELETKGLWTECVISTALYHCISLNQILDIPAYIQTSRALMVSASLLGLPALALVLLAMPCVKLSQETEDTKHRRAVLGGLLILFISLCGIVSTVWFPIGVLHEDGLMSFGFSLYAGWVGSALCFFGSSMMICCSRGDSPTQNPENRYYYSKHSGVTNSGPPINSHAKSAHV, from the exons ATGTCTCATAGCTGTCGTCTGCTTTGTGGTTTTTTAATGAGCTGCATCGGCTGGACTGGTATTATAATAGCGACCTCAACAAACGATTGGGTGGTGACCTGTAAGTACAACATGCACACCTGCAGGAAGATGGATGAGCTGGAGACCAAGGGCTTGTGGACAGAGTGCGTCATCTCTACTGCTCTCTATCACTGCATCTCACTCAACCAAATCCTCGATATACCAG CTTACATCCAGACGTCTCGCGCTCTGATGGTCTCCGCCTCTCTGCTCGGACTGCCCGCTCTGGCGCTCGTGCTGTTGGCGATGCCCTGCGTCAAACTGAGCCAAGAGACCGAAGACACCAAACACAGACGAGCAGTCCTGGGAGGACTACTTATACTGTTCATAT CTCTGTGCGGGATAGTGTCAACGGTATGGTTCCCCATTGGAGTGCTACATGAGGACGGCCTGATGTCATTTGGATTCTCCCTGTATGCTGGCTGGGTCGGTTCAGCCCTCTGTTTTTTTGGCAGCTCGAtgatgatttgttgctcaagggGTGACAGCCCAACTCAGAATCCTGAAAACCGCTACTACTACTCAAAACACAGTGGAGTAACCAACTCCGGCCCTCCTATTAACAGCCATGCCAAGAGCGCACATGTGTGA